ACAGTCGAAAAAGGCTCAGAGAAAGTGGTTCACAAACAGACGACGATAGCGAGCACGTGGAGCCGAAACTCTCAACTTCACATTGTCTAGATGCAATGAATGCAAAACTTGATGAACTTCTTGCGACTTGCAGTGAAATTAAGACGCTAAAGAACGAAATATGTGGGCTAAGAGGGGAATTGAAACATTTAAAAGACTCTCTGGATTTTGCACATCAGGAGATTGAAACTCTAAAAGCACAATTTGCGAAAACATCGGCAACGGTAGAAGAAAACATCGAGGACATTGAATCTCTTGATTCGGACATCGAAACACTCAAAAGAAGAAATATTAAGTTGGAGGCCTACACGAGACGCGAAAATGTAAGAATCTTCAATGTTAAAGAAGAAGCCGATGAAAACACCGAAGCTGTGGTGAGAAACCTGCTTGTAACGAAAATGCAAATTCCGCTCGAAAAGGTAAAAAGTATCCGCTTCGAACGAGTGCACCGCATTCCCAAAAAGACGCAAAATCAGAGACCACCGAATCGTCCAAGACCAGTGATTGCTAGATTCAGCCACTACCAGGACAAGGAATTCGTTCAGTCTTTTTACAAAAACTTGAAGGGAAGCAATATTGGTTTTTCAGACGACTTTCCGAAGGAGGTCGAGGACATTCACAAAGCGCTCTACCCTGTTTTAAAAATGGCGAGACAAAATCAGCAA
The genomic region above belongs to Montipora capricornis isolate CH-2021 chromosome 8, ASM3666992v2, whole genome shotgun sequence and contains:
- the LOC138014176 gene encoding protein unc-13 homolog C-like, giving the protein MGNPKEQGQPSAKRGDSRKRLRESGSQTDDDSEHVEPKLSTSHCLDAMNAKLDELLATCSEIKTLKNEICGLRGELKHLKDSLDFAHQEIETLKAQFAKTSATVEENIEDIESLDSDIETLKRRNIKLEAYTRRENVRIFNVKEEADENTEAVVRNLLVTKMQIPLEKVKSIRFERVHRIPKKTQNQRPPNRPRPVIARFSHYQDKEFVQSFYKNLKGSNIGFSDDFPKEVEDIHKALYPVLKMARQNQQRAYFNFDKLITDGRIYRGKETKELPFY